A stretch of the Archangium violaceum genome encodes the following:
- a CDS encoding peroxiredoxin has translation MLIPTLVAGFLAGASPQVGDVAPDFTVEDTAGKSYTLSEMVKQGPVILAFFPKAFTGGUTRELSAYRDRYADIEKLNGQVLAVSTDDKETLAKFKESLKAQFPFIPDPDAKLTNLYEVKTPVLKLANRYTFVIGEERKVLKVESGKDAIDPNGAIVSCPLRKPKTDAAEKDAGKSPEPRK, from the coding sequence ATGCTCATTCCCACGCTCGTAGCGGGCTTCCTCGCGGGAGCCTCCCCCCAGGTCGGGGACGTCGCGCCGGACTTCACGGTGGAGGACACCGCCGGCAAGTCGTACACGCTGTCGGAGATGGTGAAGCAGGGCCCGGTCATCCTGGCCTTCTTCCCCAAGGCCTTCACAGGTGGTTGAACGCGCGAGCTCTCGGCGTACCGGGATCGGTACGCGGACATCGAGAAGCTCAACGGCCAGGTCCTGGCCGTCAGTACGGATGACAAGGAAACGTTGGCGAAGTTCAAGGAGTCGTTGAAGGCGCAGTTCCCGTTCATTCCGGATCCGGACGCGAAGCTGACGAACCTCTATGAGGTGAAGACGCCGGTGTTGAAGCTGGCCAATCGCTACACGTTCGTGATTGGCGAGGAGCGCAAGGTCCTCAAGGTGGAGTCCGGCAAGGACGCCATCGATCCGAATGGGGCGATCGTATCCTGTCCCCTCCGCAAGCCGAAGACGGACGCGGCGGAGAAGGACGCGGGCAAGAGCCCGGAGCCCAGGAAGTAG
- a CDS encoding amidohydrolase family protein, which yields MGTLLKGGIVVELEPACVERVDLRIEGERIVARGPDLRAAPDDEVIALSGKLVFPGLVSSHQRLHASLGRGMPRPKLEGYQELMEKVRWRYEDALDLDAVQVAATAGGLEALQCGTTTLFDLHSSPKAVQGSLLRVGRALHEVGVRGVLAYAVTDRRGAVGREEGLEETVAFTRKARGRLRGQVGSAPLFTVGKEALEGLAEAVKSTNSGLHVPLAEDPLDEKLSTERFGASPVTRLVDGGLLSPQTLLAHVGHLSWPELAQLLPTGAWLAHTPRSNMEAEVGYAPALKFGHRATLGADSVSADMFAEAQAAWLRSRDAGQPIDVLRYLANGQRLASQAFGAQVGMMREGALADLLLMDYQPATPLTAENLAWHVVFGLGSRHVESVMVDGVWRVWARRPLSVNPSVVAEQSREAAAAVWARMGEK from the coding sequence GTGGGCACGCTCCTGAAAGGCGGAATCGTCGTCGAGCTCGAGCCAGCATGTGTCGAGCGGGTGGACCTGCGCATCGAGGGTGAGCGCATCGTGGCCCGGGGTCCCGACCTGCGGGCGGCCCCGGACGACGAGGTCATCGCGCTCTCGGGCAAGCTGGTCTTCCCGGGCCTGGTGAGCTCGCACCAGCGGCTCCACGCGAGCCTGGGCCGCGGCATGCCCCGGCCCAAGCTGGAGGGCTACCAGGAGTTGATGGAGAAGGTGCGCTGGCGCTACGAGGACGCGCTGGACCTGGACGCGGTGCAGGTGGCCGCGACCGCGGGCGGCCTCGAGGCGCTCCAGTGCGGCACCACCACGCTCTTCGACCTGCACTCCTCGCCCAAGGCGGTGCAGGGCTCGCTGCTGCGGGTGGGGCGCGCGCTGCACGAGGTGGGCGTGCGTGGGGTGCTCGCCTACGCGGTGACGGACAGACGGGGCGCGGTGGGGCGCGAGGAGGGGCTGGAGGAGACGGTGGCCTTCACGCGCAAGGCGCGTGGCCGGCTGCGCGGGCAGGTGGGCTCGGCGCCGCTCTTCACCGTGGGCAAGGAGGCCCTGGAGGGGCTGGCCGAGGCCGTGAAGAGCACCAACTCGGGGCTGCACGTGCCGCTGGCGGAGGATCCGCTGGACGAGAAGCTGTCCACGGAGCGTTTTGGCGCCTCGCCGGTGACGCGGCTGGTGGACGGTGGGCTGCTGTCGCCGCAGACGCTGCTGGCGCACGTGGGGCACCTGTCGTGGCCGGAGCTGGCGCAGTTGCTGCCCACGGGCGCGTGGCTGGCGCACACGCCGCGCTCGAACATGGAGGCCGAGGTGGGCTACGCGCCGGCGCTCAAGTTCGGCCACCGGGCCACGCTGGGCGCGGACAGCGTGAGCGCGGACATGTTCGCCGAGGCGCAGGCGGCCTGGTTGCGCTCGCGTGACGCGGGGCAGCCCATCGACGTGCTGCGCTACCTGGCCAATGGGCAACGTCTGGCCTCGCAGGCCTTCGGGGCGCAGGTGGGGATGATGCGCGAGGGGGCGCTGGCGGACCTGCTCCTCATGGACTACCAGCCCGCCACCCCGCTCACGGCGGAGAACCTGGCCTGGCACGTGGTGTTCGGCCTGGGCTCGCGCCACGTGGAGTCGGTGATGGTGGACGGCGTGTGGCGCGTGTGGGCGCGCCGGCCCCTGTCGGTGAATCCGTCCGTGGTGGCGGAGCAGTCACGCGAGGCCGCGGCGGCCGTGTGGGCTCGCATGGGCGAGAAGTGA
- a CDS encoding hemerythrin domain-containing protein, whose translation MDAIALLKQDHAVIQKLFKRYETLKHRGDTEKKQEIARRVILELSIHAAIEEQIFYPSVKVHDSRWVARIDKALEEHRVAKWELAALQKMDPRDSRFDARFAVLVQNMLHHIEEEENELFPSLRRAFAQEELDSMADALALAKRAVPTRPHPRLPDEPPGNLVMPLVAVVDRSRDLVTELVERGLAWVRQLAQDGRERTQDLEMEARRWTYEAPGQALKASSDMLEETQDVARDATRRARRVAEDAANDVANRVAEVVEGEPRRKASGTRRSTTARVGRLQGSVTLQTSPAAGRTARQRSGGKSSKASKRTSSQAKASKRS comes from the coding sequence ATGGACGCCATCGCTCTTCTGAAACAGGACCATGCAGTCATCCAGAAACTGTTCAAGCGTTACGAGACGCTCAAACACCGAGGTGACACGGAAAAGAAGCAGGAGATCGCCAGGCGGGTCATCCTGGAGCTCTCCATCCACGCCGCCATCGAGGAGCAGATCTTCTATCCCTCCGTGAAGGTCCATGACTCACGGTGGGTCGCGCGGATCGACAAGGCCCTCGAGGAGCACCGGGTCGCCAAGTGGGAGCTCGCCGCGCTCCAGAAGATGGACCCGCGGGACTCGCGGTTCGACGCCAGGTTCGCCGTGCTGGTGCAGAACATGCTGCACCACATCGAGGAGGAGGAGAACGAGCTGTTCCCCAGCCTGCGCCGTGCGTTCGCGCAGGAGGAGCTCGACTCCATGGCGGACGCGCTCGCACTTGCGAAGCGGGCCGTGCCGACGCGTCCGCACCCACGGCTTCCGGACGAGCCTCCGGGCAATCTGGTGATGCCGCTGGTGGCTGTCGTCGATCGGAGCCGGGACCTCGTCACCGAGCTGGTGGAGCGGGGCCTGGCCTGGGTGCGGCAACTCGCCCAGGACGGACGCGAGCGCACGCAGGATCTGGAGATGGAGGCGCGGCGCTGGACGTACGAGGCCCCGGGCCAGGCGCTGAAGGCCTCCAGCGATATGCTCGAGGAGACCCAGGACGTGGCGCGCGACGCGACCCGGCGTGCCCGGCGCGTGGCGGAGGATGCGGCGAATGATGTCGCCAACCGGGTGGCGGAGGTGGTCGAGGGTGAGCCACGTCGCAAGGCCTCGGGCACCCGCCGCTCGACGACGGCCCGGGTGGGAAGGCTGCAGGGAAGCGTGACCCTCCAGACGAGCCCCGCCGCCGGAAGGACCGCGCGTCAACGCTCGGGCGGGAAGTCCTCCAAGGCCTCGAAGCGGACGAGCAGCCAGGCCAAGGCCTCGAAGCGTTCCTGA
- a CDS encoding HNH endonuclease, producing the protein MRMHGALVALLLAACATDGGRPTTVPTSEQAPRGPHIQVRLETGEGAPRTFTPPRRAPVEVTEALFEATLARLVVGLELPTPPRQRLTLISWGRSGQEDERAAMTRSYHGWCDRRGTPGDCLSLLGNGRSLGPEARRTLALSISLGSVWEGAVGVWTDMVDPVALQSLVMSAMAGYLAMLVLPNPVTQTAAITFTCFMVAYLGLDTVWSLLEGWARLERETERARTFAEVREAGERFGRVMGAQAGRLLVMLATMALGSTTNQMMGPPGLPGYTQAAATAKMQLGIRLTAVGQVRQVAVGQASLTLTLAPGALAMASQSTNDGGSKASPGKAAQVRESDKYRLKFIEPWRKPRFTEDGKILPHPGTRTPPNPIPNLGRNRAGQTVTNGENTLRFDKNGFPEFETKFETILDDAHIGSGRPELHIRAANRRLFDSLKSDPGLTKELGLRQMDVDQLLTLDRAPRGYLWHHHQDVCRMQLVQEETHRLSRPHTGGMAIWGGGY; encoded by the coding sequence ATGCGCATGCACGGCGCGCTGGTGGCGCTGCTGCTGGCGGCCTGCGCAACGGACGGAGGACGACCCACCACGGTCCCCACCTCCGAGCAAGCCCCCCGTGGCCCCCACATCCAGGTCCGCCTGGAAACGGGAGAAGGAGCGCCACGGACGTTCACCCCTCCGCGTCGAGCGCCCGTGGAAGTCACCGAGGCCTTGTTCGAGGCCACCCTGGCGAGGCTGGTGGTCGGGTTGGAGCTCCCCACCCCGCCCCGGCAGCGGCTGACGCTCATCTCCTGGGGCCGGTCCGGACAAGAGGACGAGCGGGCGGCGATGACGCGGAGCTATCACGGCTGGTGCGATCGCCGGGGAACCCCGGGCGACTGCCTGTCCCTGCTGGGCAACGGCCGCTCCCTGGGGCCCGAGGCACGACGCACGCTGGCGCTGTCCATTTCCCTGGGCTCGGTGTGGGAGGGAGCCGTGGGAGTGTGGACGGACATGGTGGATCCGGTGGCCCTGCAATCCCTGGTGATGTCCGCCATGGCGGGCTACCTGGCGATGCTGGTGCTCCCCAATCCCGTGACACAGACAGCGGCCATCACCTTCACCTGCTTCATGGTGGCGTATCTGGGACTGGACACGGTGTGGAGCCTGCTGGAGGGCTGGGCGCGGTTGGAGCGGGAGACGGAGCGGGCACGCACCTTCGCCGAGGTGCGAGAGGCGGGCGAGCGTTTCGGCCGGGTGATGGGAGCGCAAGCGGGACGCCTGCTGGTGATGCTGGCGACGATGGCCCTGGGCTCGACGACGAACCAGATGATGGGACCGCCGGGGCTGCCCGGTTACACGCAAGCGGCCGCCACCGCCAAGATGCAGCTGGGCATACGGCTGACCGCGGTGGGGCAGGTGCGGCAGGTGGCGGTGGGCCAGGCCAGCCTCACCCTGACGCTGGCTCCGGGGGCCCTCGCCATGGCCTCCCAGAGCACGAACGATGGCGGAAGCAAGGCTTCGCCCGGTAAAGCGGCCCAGGTCAGAGAGTCAGACAAGTACCGGCTGAAATTCATCGAGCCGTGGAGGAAACCCAGGTTCACCGAGGACGGGAAGATCCTGCCCCATCCAGGCACGAGAACCCCGCCCAATCCCATCCCGAACCTGGGCCGCAACCGTGCCGGACAGACCGTCACGAATGGCGAGAACACCCTCCGCTTCGACAAGAATGGGTTCCCCGAGTTCGAAACGAAGTTCGAGACCATTCTAGACGACGCTCACATTGGCAGTGGACGGCCGGAGCTGCACATAAGGGCAGCAAACCGAAGGCTCTTCGACTCGCTCAAGTCGGACCCAGGCCTGACCAAGGAACTCGGATTGAGACAAATGGACGTCGATCAACTGCTGACTTTGGACAGAGCACCAAGGGGATACCTCTGGCACCATCATCAAGACGTCTGCAGAATGCAGCTCGTGCAAGAGGAAACACACCGCCTCTCACGACCCCACACTGGAGGGATGGCCATCTGGGGCGGAGGATATTGA
- a CDS encoding SMI1/KNR4 family protein: MSLQWVPYVWDELHPATHQEIERIEHELGITFPSAYKETVARYQGTTPHPAVFNVGRGTNVVGVLLTIAEDEKWDIYSVMRAHEIVKPHVPDGIYPFASTPGGEYLCFDYRTSPDQPKVVLVTVEMFIYPVANSFTEFMAQLHDGRVLLA; this comes from the coding sequence ATGTCACTCCAGTGGGTCCCCTACGTCTGGGATGAACTCCATCCTGCCACTCACCAGGAGATCGAACGAATCGAGCATGAGCTGGGAATCACATTCCCCAGTGCTTATAAGGAAACGGTTGCCCGATATCAGGGTACGACTCCCCATCCCGCTGTCTTCAATGTTGGCAGGGGGACCAATGTCGTTGGTGTGCTCCTGACGATCGCCGAAGACGAGAAGTGGGACATCTATTCCGTGATGCGCGCCCACGAAATAGTGAAGCCGCATGTCCCCGATGGGATCTACCCTTTCGCCAGCACTCCTGGTGGCGAGTACCTGTGCTTCGATTACCGGACATCGCCGGACCAACCCAAGGTCGTCCTCGTCACCGTGGAGATGTTCATCTACCCCGTGGCCAATAGCTTCACTGAATTCATGGCCCAACTGCACGACGGACGGGTTTTGCTCGCGTAG
- a CDS encoding alpha/beta hydrolase: MNPSRIELGELAVDFVREGGVPYAVLLPPGYDSGGPYPLVLFLYGGGGSRQSLVEARPVFEQCWSAGSAPPVVLACATVGEFSYYLDHPDGRYRWESFFAEDFPRHLRATYKVRPERTSTALLGMSMGGYGSLKIAFKHPETFGAVAALAPITEPGFRAADAGERNHLYFVGGGPEELVGPKRNPALFEANNPAVRARDNARAILEHGLAIYLEAGDADALNAHDVAEFIHRVLWDLDISHEYHLVRGADHVGPSVVPRLREAFVWLGAELRRAEGGEVQEDAAIRALRTHLEGARAAAAERDPTTLRRFGVLPSSH; encoded by the coding sequence ATGAATCCGTCACGCATCGAGCTGGGTGAGCTCGCGGTGGACTTCGTTCGCGAGGGGGGAGTTCCGTATGCCGTGTTGCTTCCGCCCGGTTACGACTCGGGGGGGCCGTACCCGCTCGTGCTCTTCCTGTACGGGGGGGGCGGCTCACGGCAGTCGCTCGTCGAGGCCAGGCCGGTGTTCGAGCAGTGCTGGAGCGCGGGCAGCGCACCGCCGGTGGTGCTGGCGTGCGCGACGGTGGGCGAGTTCAGCTACTACCTCGACCATCCGGACGGCCGTTATCGCTGGGAGAGCTTCTTCGCCGAGGACTTCCCGCGGCATCTGCGCGCCACGTACAAGGTCCGGCCCGAGCGGACCTCCACGGCGCTCCTGGGCATGTCGATGGGCGGGTACGGGAGCCTGAAGATCGCGTTCAAGCATCCCGAGACCTTCGGAGCGGTCGCTGCACTCGCACCGATAACGGAGCCGGGTTTTCGCGCGGCGGACGCGGGCGAGCGCAACCACCTCTACTTCGTCGGAGGGGGTCCGGAGGAGCTCGTCGGGCCGAAGCGGAACCCCGCGCTCTTCGAGGCGAACAATCCGGCCGTACGCGCTCGGGACAACGCGCGGGCCATCCTCGAGCATGGCCTGGCGATCTACCTGGAAGCGGGAGACGCGGACGCGCTCAACGCGCATGATGTCGCGGAGTTCATCCACCGGGTGCTCTGGGACCTCGACATCTCGCACGAGTACCACCTGGTGCGCGGCGCGGATCACGTGGGGCCCTCGGTGGTGCCGCGTCTCCGGGAGGCGTTCGTGTGGCTCGGAGCGGAGCTGCGTCGCGCGGAGGGGGGCGAGGTCCAGGAGGATGCCGCGATTCGCGCGCTGCGTACCCACCTCGAGGGAGCGAGGGCCGCGGCGGCCGAGCGAGACCCCACCACGCTCCGCAGGTTCGGCGTGCTTCCCTCCAGCCATTAA
- a CDS encoding extracellular catalytic domain type 1 short-chain-length polyhydroxyalkanoate depolymerase yields the protein MNARPFPLNALSAAALLLTAAACSDSEPETTPPPQLPDYGPPSAPAPAPLPERTSCTGLTVGAGTYDWTLTHQGRTRLYRVVVPTGYDPTKPTPAVFSFHGFGSNEQEQEGLSRMSEQANAQGFIAVYPRGLNQMEITGTTDPRYEDTRSWNAGVCCGPAQISRVDDVSFVDAMLAELDTRVCLDTKRIYATGLSNGGFFSYRLACERAGQFAAIAPVAGMEGYSPCEPVRPVSVMHFHGTDDRTILYEGGANILFGGPYPSARESVERWARRNLCAGNTVNTYAQGDSSCETYDTCGQNTSVTLCTVLGGGHTWPGGLVPPHLGYTTQDLDATREMWRFFFDHPRP from the coding sequence ATGAACGCTCGCCCCTTTCCACTGAACGCACTCAGCGCCGCCGCGCTGTTGCTCACCGCCGCGGCCTGTTCCGACTCCGAGCCGGAGACCACGCCGCCCCCTCAGCTCCCGGACTATGGGCCCCCTTCGGCCCCTGCCCCCGCGCCACTCCCGGAGCGCACCTCGTGCACCGGGCTCACCGTGGGCGCCGGCACCTACGATTGGACCCTCACGCACCAGGGGCGCACCCGGCTCTACCGCGTCGTCGTTCCCACGGGCTATGACCCGACGAAGCCCACCCCCGCGGTGTTCTCCTTCCACGGCTTCGGCTCCAACGAACAGGAGCAGGAGGGACTGAGCCGGATGTCCGAGCAGGCCAATGCCCAGGGATTCATCGCGGTGTATCCCCGTGGCCTGAACCAGATGGAGATCACCGGCACCACGGATCCCCGCTACGAGGACACGCGCAGTTGGAACGCGGGCGTGTGCTGTGGACCGGCGCAGATCTCCCGCGTGGACGACGTGAGCTTCGTGGACGCGATGCTCGCGGAGCTGGACACGCGCGTGTGCCTGGACACGAAGCGCATCTACGCCACCGGCCTGTCCAACGGAGGCTTCTTCTCCTACCGGCTCGCCTGCGAGCGCGCGGGGCAGTTCGCGGCCATCGCGCCCGTGGCCGGAATGGAGGGCTACTCCCCCTGTGAGCCCGTGCGCCCGGTCTCGGTGATGCACTTCCACGGCACGGACGATCGGACCATCCTCTACGAGGGCGGAGCCAACATCCTCTTCGGCGGTCCCTACCCGTCCGCGCGCGAGTCGGTGGAGCGCTGGGCGCGACGGAACCTCTGCGCCGGCAACACCGTCAACACCTACGCACAGGGCGACAGCTCCTGCGAAACGTACGACACGTGCGGTCAGAACACGTCCGTCACGCTCTGCACCGTGCTGGGCGGCGGCCATACCTGGCCTGGAGGGCTCGTTCCGCCGCACCTCGGCTACACCACGCAGGACCTCGACGCGACCCGGGAAATGTGGCGCTTCTTCTTCGACCACCCGCGTCCCTGA
- a CDS encoding polymer-forming cytoskeletal protein, with product MTTKLERHGRRQVSCLPTLMILGALLMPGLALAAEFRSGDLVQVGPQEVIDEDLYAFGRVVSILGTVRGDVIAAGEQVDISGTVEGDVMSASARSRISSQVRGSLRAASNELLVSGPVGEDAILAAGNLILTPQARVGGDLYLASGDARVNAPVVGELHAAAGTLTLSAPVGQDVRAEVDTLRLNEGARIGGNLSYRGDRDAQMAPGAVVAGTVERFDPERARGRGPFLGLYFWARSLIGLFALGLLLVLLSPNFARRAPAMLRQQPLPSLGWGAALFVGIPIAAIFVFLVGLFLGGWWIGLFILALHALAIALCFPVVGMLIGRWLLERFHKAGAHLVVALLVGLVLLTLVGLVPVLGGLAALATILFGLGALLLTVVRSRQPTEARA from the coding sequence ATGACCACGAAGCTCGAGCGCCACGGGAGGCGCCAGGTCTCCTGCCTCCCCACCCTGATGATACTCGGGGCCCTGCTGATGCCCGGTCTGGCCCTGGCCGCCGAGTTCCGCAGCGGCGACCTGGTGCAGGTCGGTCCCCAGGAGGTCATCGACGAGGATCTCTACGCCTTCGGCCGAGTCGTGAGCATCCTGGGCACCGTGCGGGGAGATGTCATCGCCGCGGGCGAGCAGGTGGATATCTCCGGCACCGTCGAGGGGGATGTGATGTCCGCCTCCGCGAGGAGCCGGATCTCCAGTCAGGTGCGCGGCAGCCTCCGGGCCGCGAGCAACGAGCTCCTCGTGAGCGGACCCGTGGGTGAGGACGCGATACTCGCCGCTGGCAACCTGATACTCACCCCTCAAGCCCGCGTGGGCGGGGATCTCTACCTCGCCTCCGGCGATGCCCGCGTCAACGCCCCGGTGGTGGGCGAGCTACACGCCGCCGCGGGGACGCTCACGCTATCGGCGCCGGTGGGACAGGATGTGCGGGCGGAGGTGGACACGTTGCGGCTCAACGAGGGCGCGCGCATCGGCGGCAACCTGAGCTACCGCGGAGACCGGGACGCGCAGATGGCCCCCGGTGCCGTCGTGGCCGGCACGGTGGAGCGGTTCGACCCCGAGCGCGCCCGGGGCCGGGGCCCCTTCCTGGGCCTCTACTTCTGGGCTCGCTCGCTCATCGGACTGTTCGCGCTGGGGCTGCTGCTCGTGCTCCTCTCTCCCAACTTCGCGCGCCGCGCGCCCGCGATGCTGCGCCAACAACCCCTGCCCAGCCTGGGTTGGGGCGCCGCGCTCTTCGTGGGCATCCCCATCGCCGCCATCTTCGTCTTCCTCGTGGGCCTGTTCCTCGGAGGCTGGTGGATCGGCCTCTTCATCCTCGCCCTCCATGCCCTCGCCATCGCGCTGTGCTTCCCCGTGGTGGGCATGCTCATCGGCCGATGGCTGCTCGAGCGCTTCCACAAGGCGGGGGCCCACCTCGTGGTGGCACTACTCGTGGGGCTCGTCCTGCTGACGCTGGTGGGGCTCGTGCCCGTGCTGGGCGGGCTCGCCGCGCTGGCCACCATCCTCTTCGGACTGGGAGCGCTCCTCCTCACCGTGGTGCGGAGCCGCCAGCCCACCGAGGCCCGCGCGTGA
- a CDS encoding carbohydrate deacetylase, translated as MNPPRRALIINADDLGYDPAVTRGILRAMQEGIVSSATLMVNTPYSGTAAREARGLSLGLHFNLSQGLPVWAAFPSRFLRNGAFSEPLAQHLTPDVVEAEALAQLERLDALLGRPATHVDVHKRLHRHPGVLEGLARAARAALLPVRSMDADMRRALRALGVPTNDHFIGGAGAEAYWTLERLEQHLATLPEEGVTELMCHPGHTPEVVKSGYARQREVELATFLHPRARMALTRLGLKPTDFRVLTGAG; from the coding sequence GTGAACCCTCCGAGGCGTGCCCTCATCATCAACGCCGACGACCTGGGGTACGACCCGGCCGTCACCCGCGGCATCCTCCGCGCCATGCAGGAGGGCATCGTCTCCTCGGCCACCTTGATGGTGAACACGCCCTACTCCGGGACCGCCGCTCGCGAGGCCCGGGGGCTGTCGCTCGGCCTGCACTTCAACCTCTCCCAGGGCCTTCCCGTGTGGGCCGCGTTTCCCAGCCGCTTCCTCCGGAACGGTGCCTTCTCGGAGCCGCTCGCCCAGCACCTGACGCCGGACGTGGTGGAGGCGGAGGCGCTCGCCCAATTGGAGCGGTTGGACGCGCTGCTCGGCCGGCCGGCCACGCACGTGGACGTGCACAAGCGCCTGCACCGCCACCCCGGCGTGCTCGAGGGCCTGGCACGAGCCGCCCGCGCGGCCCTGCTGCCCGTGCGCTCCATGGACGCAGACATGCGCCGCGCGCTGCGGGCCCTCGGCGTGCCCACCAACGACCACTTCATCGGCGGAGCGGGCGCGGAGGCCTACTGGACGCTGGAGCGACTGGAGCAGCACCTCGCCACGCTCCCCGAGGAGGGCGTCACCGAGCTGATGTGTCACCCGGGCCATACGCCCGAGGTGGTGAAGAGCGGCTATGCCCGGCAGCGGGAGGTGGAGCTCGCCACCTTCCTCCACCCGCGGGCCCGCATGGCGCTCACACGGCTCGGGTTGAAGCCCACCGACTTCCGTGTCCTCACGGGTGCCGGGTAG